The nucleotide window TTTCTTGATATGTATAATTGGAATgagattttcagttttcttctttttcttcccatttttagaTCCAGCTGTGGGACACAGCAGGACAAGAACGATTCAGAAAGAGCATGGTTCAGCACTACTACAGAAATGTACATGCTGTTGTCTTTGTGTATGATATGACCAACATGGCTAGTTTTCATAGCCTACCATCTTGGATAGAAGAATGCAAACAACATTTGCTAGCCAATGATATACCACGGATTCTTGTTGGAAATAAATGTGACTTGAGAAGTGCCATTCAGGTACCCACAGACTTGGCACAAAAATTTGCTGACACACACAGTATGCCTTTGTTTGAAACGTCTGCTAAAAACCCCAATGATAATGACCACGTGGAAGCTATATTTATGACCTTGGCTCATAAGCTTAAGAGCCACAAACCATTAATGCTTAGTCAACCCCCTGATAATGGAATTATCCTGAAGCCTGAACCAAAGCCTGCAATGACGTGCTGGTGCTAAATAACAGTCTTtattatattatctaattttgaCTAAAATACTTTTGAAGTATGACAGTAATAAGTCATAAGATTTAATCTCAACTATAATGGGTCATCTTGACACTTTGCTGTTTGTCATTGTCACGCTTTTGTATTTTGTATCTACTTAAGTTTGTCACCGTGACAACACAGGAAAAGTTGGTTTTCAGGTGAGATTGAAAATGAAGCAAAGATAGGATGAATCTGAACATCTCTCCATCTAGAGCCCAATGAAGGAAGCTTCAAATGAGAACATGATGAATTAAAAGGATCAGTAACTGTTCAATCTTTTGTCCTAGgattggaaaaaaatgttaaaggtttAGGACATACCTAATAGTATGTCCTTTGAATGGGAGGTGTtcttaataggataaaaactGGTATTTGCCTCTCCCCAgagtactttttttgttttttggtagagacacagtcttgctatgttgcccaggctggccttgagctcctgggctcaagcaatcatcccacctcagcctccccagtactgGGACTGTAGGTACtcaccactgcatctggcctttctttgttttattaacatatttagtTTTGTTATTATTGGTATGTTTTAGAGCCAAGACTTTAGTTCCAGTGGGATAAGAAGGCATAGAATGTTTTCTGGTTCCCAGTCCATAAAGAATGACTTTTCCAAGAGTTCTAGATGTTTGATTTTCTAATTAATACTTATAAGAGCTacaaaaatcattattatttttaaaagagttatttgagtttctttcttttttttttgagatggagtctcgctctgtctccaggctggagtgcagtggcacgatcttggctcactgcaacctccgcctcccaggttcaagtgattctcctgcctcagcctcccgagtagctgggattacaggcgtgcactaccacgcccagctgatttttgtatttttagtatagatggggtttcaccatgttggccaggatggtctcaatctcttgacctcatgatccacccgcctcagcttcccaaagtgctggggttacaggtgtgagccactgcaaccagccgaGTTGCTTTCTTACTAAATCctattaaaatatgcaaaaataagtCAGATTTTAAGGCAAATAAAGGGACATAAGgtgctttgtattttattttggtatCTTTAAACAGTGAAAAACTAACTGAAAGCATATGAAGTGTTGTAACTTGGGGGAAAATAGGTAAACATAGCTTCTAGCTAACACAGGAGACCTATTCTTAGCCTTTACTAATTTCAAGCAGTGTATCTGGTATGGTATCTCTTGCTCTTCCTTCAACTCCAATAAATTTAATGAGTAAATGCCAAGTTAACAAATCAACTTCCATTTGGATTGTAGCTGTGAAGGCACAACTCTAATTGCTATTAGTCTACATGTATTTCTGTAGTAGTATTGTGTCGTATCAATTTTTAAGATGTCTAAATTTTATGGTCACAACAAGTTATCCCTCCTcagtatgaaaaataaattagatattgaaaaATGTCTATCCTTCAGTGATGGAAAGAATATTTCAAGAAGTTTTTTAAcctaaatacttttattttgaatCTAAGTCTTTGCACATAAAATATAGCAAGCTTACATATTAAACTATTTACGTAAATGGAATGTAAGCCATGACTTTAACTGAAGTGTTCACATTCACTAATTTTGATAGATTGCTGTCCTTAATAATTTTGGAGGAAATTAAGCCAAACGATTATTGTACTTATAATATTTTCAGAATGTGggaaatcaattaaaaatgtaatctaATCTAGtttaagatttttgtttaatCATCGTGGTGGTCCTAACTGGATAATTTAACTATAAAGacaaagtaattattttaaatgaactaactgaaaataataattataggaAGTGATTATTCCATTTTAAGTATTAGAGCTCAAATTGGCTTTATTTGCATTTAGGGAGATCATTTTTCTTAATCATGCtggaattaaaaactaaaaattgtttTACTTGTATCGAAATTAACCTTGATTTATAActatttttgtaataaaacaaTGACAGCTGTAGTAACTATGATGGGtgtaacaacttttttttttaaagaagggaaTCTGTTTATcgcttttcaaaatattttctaaagtggGGGAAGAAAATTTATAGACTTTCCAAGCACATTTATggttttttattactgttattatggttttaaaaagagtaactttatttctttttgtaaggAATTAGTAGTAGCCTTTACAGTTCTGTGAAAGgacttattttttaactttatttattagttttaaaatatttgtatctcatttgtaacaatttaattttttatatgtatgtttttatttttaaaaaacataccagTTGAATGGGGTTAAAGCTTTcagtatcttaaaatatttataaaacatttcactGTTGCAAAATCACTTCCAAAATGATAGCTATCTAACAActaattactaatttttaaagaacaaatcacacattttaaaaatctgtagaaTTTAACACTGACctttaattgaaaataaataattaaaatatcagaCATGTTCTGGAAAAGTCTTAATTtgagaacagcaaaggaaagTACCCCAGAATCTAATGTAGTTAGCTATTAATAACAATGCATTATTGAAAGTATATTGCAAATACATGTTTCCTCATGAAATCTAAATAATTTTGTTGTGGAATAGTGTCACTGTTACATTTCCCCCATGAAGTTCAATAAACCAGCTTAGCCACAaagaaattgtgttttattttctttgtttgatTACTGGGTagagtataaaataaaacaatctttttttcctcctggtttccagataatattatatatgagatacacttttaaaaacaacaaaaaccccaaccCATTGGAAACTTATTTTCTTGTATACATTTGAGGTTAAAGAACACTTCAGGAAAAAAACTCAACACAGTATTAAAATTAACTGATAACATAGCTTTTGTATTTGTGTGGTTTAGTAATCCAACTTGTTTTAGAATACTTCAGTGCAAAAAGCAAATGGTGCAAGAGGGGTTGATGTGTATTTAGACGTAAAAGCATTTAACAGAATGAATAAGTATAGAAAGtatgagaaaagagaaggaactaCGTCTCAGGTATAAGATTGCAGTTACTGATTTAGACCCCATAGGATTAGGGATGTGGGGGCCTCTGATGTTGATTCTGCTTCCCCTGGTCAGTTTATTTTACGTATAAGTTACCCTTGTTGTGTTCAAACACAAAATTGACATTATTCATGAAAGACTGCTTTCTTAATCAGATATTAAGACAAGAAGCTGGTCATGTATTTTGGGAGCACATTTGCTACAGCCTGTGTGGCAAGGCCGAATGCACTTGGTTTGTTGGAATAACCtgatttatcaaacatttatcaAGTATGGGTCGTGTTCTCTTGTGTTAGTGGAGCTACATAGACACTGTCCTTGAAGAACTTACAAAATAGTACATGAACAAATAGGAATTCTACAATATACTGTGATCAGTGTAATCAAAGAAGCATGTACAAAGGACAATGAGCACAGAAAATGGAGTGGTCTTTTGACTTGGATATGAGAGCAGTAGATAATCAAAAAGCTTCACAATGAGTGGAAGCATTTATGCAGCATCTCAGGGTAAATGTGAGGCATTCTCCATGtaaaggagagggaggaaagtCATCCCAGGTGAATGCACTGCAGGGCTCAAGAGTGGAGTTGAATTTGGGGGGAATGACTGCTAGGTCAGTGTGAGTATGTGATAGAATGGAAGTGTGGTCAGAACATGGAAATGAAGCTAGCAAGGTAGTTTGTGGTTAAACTGCCAAGTTGCCATATGCAGTGGGATTAGGACTGGCTTGGGTGCAGTATCTGAAACTCCGTCTGAACAAGCCTATAAGGGGGATTTTAATGTAAGGAGTCTGACTTGTCTCATGGACTTGAAGACAAGGGTGTGACTGGACTCAAAGAAGAGCTGGGATTGAGCACACAATTTCCTAACTCTGGACCCAGCTTCTCTGCacatcttcattttctctttcttttataactagatttttccattttttaggtTTAATTAGCAGAAAACATGGCCACTGAGTACTTCTGAACTTTTGGATGCTGCAGTCATTCAAAGAGAAATGAACTCTCAGTCTCAAGTTGAAATTTCCAGCATAGACTGTTCATTGGCCTGGCAAGAGCCAGGTGTCCACCCAAGACCAATagccaaaaaagataaaataagcaATTTCCACATTTAGGGAAGAAGGTATTTTGGGGGAAGGGGAGCAAAAAAAGAAGATAGCCACACAAAAACATTTGAATTTTACTATTTAGGCAATGGGTAACTAATGAAAGCATTTTGCAAGGTAGTGAGACCATTAGATTTATGCCATAAATTCCAGCGGCAATGGGAAGGGTGAGGGGATGAAGTCATGGTGACAGCCAGCTTACTGAAATAGCCTAAAAGAAAGCTTTAGCTGGAGCACTGGCAGAAAAATACAGATTTGAGATATTTCAGAACTAAAAtccccaggagttagagaccaaggTCAGGAATTTCATTGCATGAACCAGTCAGTATTCTTTTCTAGGGCTGCTAGTTGCACTCATGTATGTGgccaaatgttttttttaaaatgtcaggctttggtttcattttttagaTTATTACATTGCTTTAATTTGCCTTTATCAAAAGTTTGATTCTTGTGATTTGTTTACATATATGTTTTTCAAAGTGTTCTGCGTTAGATGAAACGtcacttaaaattatttaagttgTATATCCTAAtgctttttggtatttttcttcttctgagtagtttaatTATAGAAGattctgtatatttttctttgagtCCCAGAACATTctttaaattacaaaaacaattcaACTTTTGGTTATTCATTCCATAAACTTAACAGAGTATATGGAGCCATTTATTACTTCTCAGCTCCTCATTATTAATCTTTTCTTGCTGGAAATGGAGAGTTCCATGTTTCAATAAAATGTGATCAGTAATGGgacttctttttttaagttaaatttttgtATAGGAAATACATTCACATGGTTCAATACTTGGACCATTCACAAAAGAGTAAATGGTGAATTCTCCTTCCCACTCTTTGTCCCAGCTCCTCAGTTCTTATCACAAGGAACCAgtaccatgaattttttttgttttgagacagggtttcaatctgtcacctaggctgaagtgcagtggtgtgatctcagctcactgcaacctccacctcctgtgctaaagcaatcttcctacctcagcctaccaagtagctgagactacaggtgtacgccacaacatgcagcaaattttttgtactttttgtagagccACGGTTTTGCCATCTTATaagccaggctgttctggaactcctgggctcaagtgatccattcaccttggcctcccaccccAGTTCccacgctgggattacaggtgcgagccaccacacccggcccttgaATTTGCTGTTTCTTCACATAACAATATACCCTGGAGATGAATTCATGTTAAAATATGTAAGCTTCATCATTCTCTTTGAGGCCTCATGGAATTCTTTTAGTTGGCCATTATTTAGATAGCCCTCTTTTGATGAACGTTTCGGTTGTTTCCAATCTTGCTATTACAAGCATTACCGAAATGGATATCATATTTACATAAGTCATTTCTCAAATGTGTGAGTATATACAAAGGGAAAATTCCTAGAAGTGACATTGCTAGATGAAAGGTATCTGTGTTTGCAATTTGGATTTCTAATCGCCCTCCTCAGAGGTTGCACTAGTAATAAAAAGCATGCCTGATTCCTCACACACTCACAACACAGTCTATTATCAAAGGTTTTGACATTTGGAACATTAATAGGTGAAAAattatatctcactgtggttttaactgGCATTTATCTTATGAGTagggttgagcatctttttgtatTTAATGTTTACATTTCGTTTTCTgttgaattgtctgttcatattctgtcaggttttgtttttttgccttttgtAGGGATACTGAATATTTTGGGTAAGTTAGTggtaagagttttatttttttttcctagtttgttTTTTGCCAAATGGCATTGCTCCTAATGGTTTTtggcatgaaaataattttaatgtagtgAAACTTAGCAGTCTTTTCCATGACTCTCGTTTTGTGTCATAATTAGAAAGACTAAGCTTGCCTGAGATAAGAATtcttggccagatgcggtggctcacgcctgtaatcctagcactttgggaggcccaggcgggcagatcacttgaggttgggagtttgagaccagcctggccaacatggtgaaaccccgtctctgctaaaaatacaaaaattagccgggcatggtggcaggcacctgtaatcccagctacttgggtggctgaggcagcaaaatcacttgaacccgggaggcagaggttgcagtgagctgagattgttccactgcactccagcctgtgggacatagtgagaccctgtcaatctctctctctctcacacacacacacacaaatgaatgtTAGCTATGGACTGGATAATTATGATGTCTCAATGTAGGTTTATCAAATGTATTAAATGTACATAGTgagggaggctgtgtgtgtgtgtgtggatgggcAGGGGCTCTGTGGGAACTCGATGGTCTCTGTTCCATTTTTCTGTGACCCTAAATCTGCTCTAAATATAaaccttattattttttattatactttaaggtctagggtacacgtgcacaatgtacaggtttgttacatatgtatacatgtgccatgttggtgtgctgcacccattaactcatcatttacattaggtgtatctcctaatgctatccctcccccctctccccaccccacgacaggccccagtgtgtggtgttccccttcctgtgtccaagtgttctcattgttcaattcccacctgtgagtgagaacacgcggtgtttggttttctgtccttgcgatagtttgctcagaatgattataaaccctatttttttaaatagatgtttCAGAAACTGCAGGTTGCCTACCCAATTTTTGTCTTCCCTCTTGTATTAATTTCCTAGGCTGCAGGAACAAAGTACCATAAATTGGGtggcataaaaaacagaaatgtattgtctcacagttctggaggctggaagtatcAGCAGTGTTGATTTCTTGTGAGGCCTGTGAGAGAGAATATGTTCCATTTCttgcctggctcactgcagcctcgacctcctgggctcaagcgatccgccaagctcagccccctgaatagctgggaacacaggtgcatgccaccatgcccagctaatttttaaattttggtttttttttttgagatggagtcttgctctgtcgcccaggctggagtgcagtggcgccatctcagctcactgcaagctccgtctcccaggttcacgccattcttctgcctcagcctcctgagtagctgggactacaggcgcctgccaccatgctcgactaatttttttgtatttttttagtagagacgggatttcaccgtgttagccaggatggtctcgatctcctgacctcgtgatccgcccgcctcggcctcccaaagtgctggggttacaggcgtgagccactgtgcctggccaatttttaaattttttttggtagagataaggtttccctaggttgcccaggctcatcccaaactcctgggctcaagtgatcctccagcctcagcctcccaaagtgctgtgattacaggcgtgagccaccatgcctggccagattttttcctctttttcgtgtgtgtgtgtgatggagtcttgctctgttgcccaggctgcagtgcagtggcgtgatctcggctcacttcaacctctgcctcccgggttcaagtgattctcctgcctcagcctcctgagtagctgggaataaaagcgtgcaccaccatgcctggctaatttttgtatttttagtagacataggttttcaccatgttggccatgctgttctcaaacttctgacctcaggtgatcaatcggcctcagcctcccaaggtgctgggattatagacgtgaaccACACCACCCAGCCCAGATTTCCTCTTCTCATAGGGAcgccagtcatactggattaaggCCCATCCTGATGACCTcactttaacttgattacctctgttgagggccctatctccaaacaaagtcacattctgaggtactagggattAGAACTCCCAATATCTTTTTGGGGGGGCAGGGGCACAATTCAGCTAATAACACATCTCCCTCTTTTCTTACTAACAGAACCCTGGTTTCTTTTTGCCTGGCCACATAGCCCACTAGATAACCagttcccagcctcctttgcagctagGTATGGCCACATGTCACAGTTCTGGCCAAAGAGATATGAGCAGGTGCTTGCCAGGGATTTCCAGGGAAACTTTGCTTTCCTGTAAAGAGGCCCACCCTTTCCTCTGgttgcttcctcctcctctgtccaTGGCTGGCATGTGGGAGGGAGGCTATAGCACTGGCATGGATGCCTTGGCATTCCAAATGCTCTGGAGAACAGTGTCCTGCAGCTACCACACCAGCTCAGGCTACTTACCTCATGACTTTGCTGAGAAAAATAATCCCCACTGTTCAGGGGATTTGGGTACCTGTAGATGAATGCAATTCTAACTGGAAGAACACTTGAGGTGAAATATGGAAGAGACTTGGGGACATTGGGACTAAAACTTTTGGATGACGATTGCACTATCCCTGTTTAGGGATTGCCCTTGTGGTCAGGGAGCGATTTGGGGCCCACTCACTGCCCCGGCACATCAGTCCTTCAAGGAGAACTTGCTGGGAGAGCCTGAGTTAGTGCCTTTCTACCAGCCTTTAAACCTGCCCCAGGGGACAACACCCTTTTAGGGACTTAGTGAAAAATGGGTGCACCATGCAGATGTCATTCCTAGGCAACACCCTAGGAGTGGCAGAGCAACCAAAGAGAAGGAACTGGGGTCCCAGATGCTGTGCTGCTACCATCACAGCCCCAGACAGTTATGCTTGGACCAGTAAGTGAGTCAAGTAGAAGACTTCCATCTTGTTTGAGCCAATGTTATTTGGGCTTAACTAATACCTCATCTAAGTTATCCTAGAAAAGTACATCTAGCTTCAAATTGTTAAAATTTGTCAGTCTGTGAGAAAATTGATGGTATACAATTTTACTACtgtatgaaaatatatgtgtTAAGTCTATTATGGAACTGGTATACGTTAGGGATCTCGTCTAGCTCATTTAAGAGGAAAgggactggccgggcgcagtggctcacgcctgtaatcccagcactttgggaggctgaggcgggcggatcacgaggtcaggagttcgagaccagcctggccaatatggtgaaactccgtctctactaaaaatacaaaaattagctgggctaattagtggtagtgcacgcctgtagtcctagctactcgggaggctgaggcagaagaatcacttgaacctgggaggtggaggttgcagtgagccaagaccccaccactgtactccagcctgggtgacagagcgagactctgtctcaaaaaaaaaaaaaaaaaaaaaaaaaagaagaagaaagagagttaGAGAATTTGGGGTAGCTTATGTTATTTTTAGGAGGACCTGGGCCCAAAATTTGGGTGCTACAAAGACAGGAACAATAGTAGCCAAGATAAATGCCCAGATGTTGTAGTAGAAAGTCCACTGTCACCACTATCTCTCCTTAGCACCTGTGACACTCAGGACTGGCCACAAAATGTCCCCAAAGCTGTCCCAGAAGTACTGAAATCTTCCAACATCACACTGGAAAGAAAGGCCATTCTCCCTGTGACCCTCTCGCTGCTCACTTCCTAGAACTGAAGCTGCAAATATATCTTGGGAATGACAGGTTTTATCATCCCAGGCTCTGCAGCAGGAAAGCACACTAGAAGAGGATGGAGAGGCGTCGAGTAAGCCAGTCAGCATCTGCTGCAGAAAGTGATACTACGCCTCTGAAGCTCTTcactgggaaacacagcataCTGCTATTTTCATGCATTTCTGAAGTACTTCTAAAGTGTGAACTAAAAAATCCTTGCTAATTTGGTGATTTGTTATATTTTCATAAACTCCTTATGCAAATGTAAGATTAGTAATCGTTGCCTACTTCTGAGAGTGTATTCTTCCATTGTACATCCAAAGGCGCTATGGAGCACAcattttttaattctgaaaacatTGGGAACTTAATCACGTAGGATAAGGTGTATGACCAGCTAGACAGGGAGCCACTCCCTGAGCCTTTTTCTTCCATCCTCTTCTGGCTGAACACCCTTTCCTTTACGACGTTCTCACCTTCAGAGGCACTTGATTCCTGAACCCATGTTTAGAGCCTCAGCTTTACCTCTGAATTCCTGAATTGGCTGCTGCATGTGggccatttttcttttgcagtaTCTGTGGACCACTCaaacatgtaatttaaaatgtataaatggtggggcacagtggctcacacttgtaatcccagcactttgggaggctgaggtgggaggatcacttgagcgcaggagtttgagaccagcccaggcaataaagagagacaccatctctacaaaaaatttaaaaatcagctgactGTGGTGGtctgtacctgtggtcccagctactcaggaggctgaggtgggaggatcgcttgagcccaggagattgaggctgcagtgagccgtgatcattccactgtactccagcctgggcaacagtgagactcagtctcaaaaaaataaaa belongs to Symphalangus syndactylus isolate Jambi chromosome 4, NHGRI_mSymSyn1-v2.1_pri, whole genome shotgun sequence and includes:
- the RAB33B gene encoding ras-related protein Rab-33B is translated as MAEEMESSLEASFSSSGAMSGASGFLPPARSRIFKIIVIGDSNVGKTCLTYRFCAGRFPDRTEATIGVDFRERAVEIDGERIKIQLWDTAGQERFRKSMVQHYYRNVHAVVFVYDMTNMASFHSLPSWIEECKQHLLANDIPRILVGNKCDLRSAIQVPTDLAQKFADTHSMPLFETSAKNPNDNDHVEAIFMTLAHKLKSHKPLMLSQPPDNGIILKPEPKPAMTCWC